In a genomic window of Microterricola viridarii:
- a CDS encoding Re/Si-specific NAD(P)(+) transhydrogenase subunit alpha, translating to MRVGIARERRDGERRVAATPDTVRQLTGLGLEVLIESGAGIAAGHSDQSYADAGATVVPALELAELGVFAHVRPLTPETVGLLRRGAVTIGLASPASELPTVRALAGAGITAFALELVPRISRAQSMDALTSQALIAGYRCVLEAATRLPRFFPLYMTAAGTIPPASVLVLGAGVAGLQAIGTAKRLGARVSANDVRPASADEVASMGAKFINLDLETAEASGGYAKELGDDKAARQRALLAPHVAAADVLITTAAIPGRPAPLLVTRAMVQAMKPGSVVVDLAAESGGNVEGAVAGADVLVPTADGSGEVTIVGMKDAASAMASDASRLYAKNVANLLELMTADGVVAPDFGDEVVAGACLTADGVVRHAPTAEALGLPPAAAADAAAPDAKATEGGVA from the coding sequence TTGAGAGTCGGCATTGCGCGAGAGCGCCGAGACGGGGAGAGGCGCGTCGCCGCCACTCCGGACACCGTGCGTCAACTGACGGGGCTGGGCCTCGAGGTCCTCATCGAGAGCGGCGCGGGCATCGCCGCCGGGCACAGCGACCAGAGCTACGCGGATGCCGGCGCGACCGTCGTCCCCGCGCTCGAGCTCGCCGAGCTGGGCGTCTTCGCCCACGTGCGGCCGCTCACCCCGGAGACCGTTGGCCTGCTGCGCCGCGGCGCGGTCACCATCGGCCTCGCCTCCCCGGCCAGCGAGCTGCCCACCGTGCGGGCCCTCGCCGGGGCCGGCATCACGGCGTTCGCGCTCGAGCTGGTGCCGCGCATCTCGCGCGCCCAGTCGATGGACGCCCTCACCTCGCAGGCCCTCATCGCCGGCTACCGCTGCGTGCTGGAGGCAGCCACGCGCCTGCCCCGCTTCTTCCCGCTGTACATGACCGCGGCCGGCACGATCCCGCCCGCCAGCGTGCTGGTGCTCGGCGCCGGCGTCGCCGGACTCCAGGCGATCGGCACGGCCAAGCGGCTCGGCGCCCGGGTCTCGGCGAACGACGTGCGGCCGGCATCCGCCGACGAGGTCGCCTCGATGGGGGCGAAGTTCATCAACCTGGACCTCGAGACCGCCGAGGCCAGCGGCGGCTACGCGAAGGAGCTCGGCGACGACAAGGCGGCCAGGCAGCGCGCGCTGCTGGCCCCGCACGTCGCGGCAGCCGACGTGCTGATCACCACCGCGGCCATCCCCGGGCGCCCCGCGCCGCTGCTCGTCACCCGCGCGATGGTGCAGGCGATGAAGCCCGGCTCGGTCGTGGTCGACCTGGCCGCCGAGAGCGGCGGCAACGTCGAGGGCGCCGTGGCCGGCGCCGACGTGCTCGTGCCCACCGCCGACGGTTCCGGCGAGGTCACCATCGTCGGCATGAAGGATGCCGCATCGGCGATGGCCTCCGACGCCTCCCGGCTCTACGCCAAGAACGTCGCCAACCTGCTCGAGCTGATGACGGCCGACGGCGTCGTCGCCCCCGATTTCGGCGACGAGGTCGTCGCCGGCGCCTGCCTGACCGCCGACGGGGTGGTGCGGCACGCGCCGACCGCTGAGGCGCTCGGGCTGCCGCCGGCCGCCGCTGCGGACGCAGCGGCCCCCGATGCGAAGGCAACCGAAGGAGGAGTGGCCTGA
- the dnaB gene encoding replicative DNA helicase: protein MSIAHLGLSDSPEPQRAERADRTPPHDLLAEQSALGGMLLSKDAVADVVETLRGPDFYIPKHELIFDAILALYSHGEPTDVIAVSDELTKQGELARAGGADYLHSLTSMVPTAANAGYYGSIVAERALLRRLVEAGTRIVQMGYSGEGEVLDLVNNAQAEIYSVTGSTETEDYVPLTDAVTAAMDEIEAASHKDGSMTGVPTGFIELDELTNGFHPGQMIIVAARPAVGKSTLALDFARSAAITHNMPAIFFSLEMGRSEIAMRLLSAEAAVPLQSMRKGKIESRDWTTIAQVRGRINDAPLYIDDSPNMTLVEIRAKCRRLKQRVGLKMVVIDYLQLMTSGKRVESRQQEVSEFSRALKLMAKELQVPVIALSQLNRGSEQRADKMPAISDLRESGSIEQDADMVILLHREAVYDKESPRAGEADLIVAKHRNGPTRTVPVAFHGHFSRFADLAPS, encoded by the coding sequence GTGTCGATCGCACATCTTGGGCTCTCAGATTCACCAGAGCCCCAGCGCGCCGAGCGCGCCGACCGCACCCCGCCGCACGACCTGCTCGCCGAGCAGAGCGCGCTGGGCGGCATGCTGTTGTCCAAGGACGCCGTCGCCGACGTCGTCGAGACCCTCCGCGGCCCCGACTTCTACATCCCCAAGCACGAGCTGATCTTCGACGCCATCCTCGCGCTCTACTCGCACGGCGAGCCGACCGACGTCATCGCCGTCAGCGATGAGCTGACCAAGCAGGGCGAGCTGGCCCGCGCCGGCGGAGCCGACTACCTGCACTCGCTGACCAGCATGGTGCCGACCGCCGCCAACGCCGGCTACTACGGCTCCATCGTCGCCGAGCGCGCCCTGCTGCGCCGCCTGGTCGAGGCCGGCACCCGCATCGTGCAGATGGGGTACTCCGGTGAGGGCGAGGTGCTCGACCTCGTCAACAACGCCCAGGCCGAGATCTACTCCGTCACCGGCAGCACCGAGACCGAGGACTACGTTCCGCTGACCGACGCCGTCACGGCCGCGATGGACGAGATCGAGGCTGCGTCGCACAAAGACGGTTCGATGACGGGCGTTCCCACCGGTTTCATCGAACTTGACGAACTGACCAACGGTTTTCACCCCGGTCAGATGATCATTGTTGCGGCGCGACCCGCTGTGGGCAAGTCGACCCTCGCGCTGGACTTCGCCCGCTCCGCGGCGATCACCCACAACATGCCGGCCATCTTCTTCTCCCTCGAGATGGGGCGGTCCGAGATCGCCATGCGCTTGCTCTCCGCGGAGGCCGCCGTGCCCCTGCAGAGCATGCGAAAGGGCAAAATCGAATCCCGTGACTGGACAACAATCGCCCAGGTGCGCGGGCGCATCAACGACGCCCCGCTCTACATCGACGACTCCCCCAACATGACCCTCGTCGAGATCCGCGCCAAGTGCCGCCGGCTCAAGCAGCGCGTGGGCCTCAAGATGGTCGTCATCGACTACCTGCAGCTGATGACCTCCGGCAAGCGCGTCGAGAGCCGCCAGCAGGAGGTCTCGGAGTTCTCCCGTGCACTCAAGCTGATGGCCAAGGAGCTCCAGGTTCCGGTCATCGCCCTGTCGCAGCTGAACCGTGGTTCCGAACAGCGTGCGGACAAGATGCCCGCCATCAGCGACCTCCGCGAGTCGGGCTCGATCGAGCAGGATGCCGACATGGTGATCTTGCTGCACCGTGAAGCCGTCTACGACAAGGAGAGCCCGCGCGCCGGCGAGGCCGACCTGATCGTCGCCAAGCACCGCAACGGCCCCACGCGTACCGTTCCCGTGGCCTTCCACGGCCACTTCTCGCGCTTCGCGGACCTCGCCCCGAGCTAA
- a CDS encoding single-stranded DNA-binding protein, giving the protein MAGETVITVVGNLTSDPELRYTQNGLAVANFTIASTPRTFDRAKNEWIDGEALFLRASVWREFAEHVAGSLTKGSRVIASGRLKQRSYETKEGEKRTSYELDVDEIGPSLRYATASVTRAQSSGAPRGAAPQGGNFGGAVEEPWAPSAPAASGGQDVWNTPGSYSDETPF; this is encoded by the coding sequence ATGGCCGGCGAGACCGTAATTACCGTGGTGGGCAACCTCACCTCAGACCCCGAGCTGCGTTACACGCAGAACGGACTGGCGGTTGCCAACTTCACCATTGCCTCCACTCCGCGCACGTTTGACCGCGCGAAGAACGAGTGGATCGATGGCGAAGCACTGTTCCTGCGCGCGAGCGTTTGGCGTGAATTCGCCGAGCACGTTGCCGGTTCACTGACCAAGGGTTCCCGCGTTATCGCTTCCGGGCGTCTCAAGCAGCGTTCCTACGAGACGAAGGAAGGCGAGAAGCGCACCAGCTATGAGCTGGATGTCGACGAGATCGGCCCCTCGCTTCGTTACGCAACTGCGTCTGTCACGCGTGCCCAGTCTTCTGGAGCCCCCCGCGGTGCTGCCCCTCAGGGCGGCAACTTCGGTGGAGCCGTCGAAGAGCCGTGGGCTCCCAGCGCCCCTGCCGCCTCCGGCGGCCAGGACGTCTGGAACACCCCGGGCAGCTACAGCGACGAGACCCCCTTCTAG
- a CDS encoding NAD(P) transhydrogenase subunit alpha, protein MDGIALLTITVLAVFVGFEVVSKVSSTLHTPLMSGANAIHGIILVGAIIVAGQAHEPLVLAVALLAVVLATANLVGGFVVTDRMLEMFRGRKAPASADQKETGR, encoded by the coding sequence ATGGACGGAATTGCCCTGTTGACGATCACCGTGCTCGCGGTGTTCGTCGGTTTCGAGGTCGTCTCGAAGGTGTCGAGCACGCTGCACACGCCGCTGATGTCGGGCGCGAACGCGATCCACGGCATCATCCTCGTCGGCGCGATCATCGTCGCGGGCCAGGCGCACGAGCCGCTCGTACTCGCCGTCGCCCTGCTCGCGGTGGTGCTCGCCACCGCCAACCTCGTCGGCGGATTCGTCGTGACCGACCGCATGCTCGAAATGTTCCGCGGGCGCAAGGCGCCGGCATCCGCTGATCAGAAGGAGACCGGCCGATGA
- a CDS encoding threonine/serine dehydratase — translation MTLTRLDVQAAEARTRDYVRRTPTFRASPTLSVKLEFLQRTGTFKARGAFNRQLAARERGELDAGIGIVVASGGNAGIAHAYAASVLGVPSTVFVPETAPAVKVALLRTLGATVVQAGSEYVEAYAAATVFAAERGALFCHAYDQPEIAAGAGVLATELLEDDPGIDTIVVAVGGAGLLAGVLAAVDGRAHVVAVEPEAAPTLHAALAAGAPVDVPVGGVAADSLGARRVGQIGFDLAQPAHARGSLSSVLVADSDIVAARSALWRDYRIPSEHGAATAAAALASDAYSPRPGERVAVVICGANTDAGTF, via the coding sequence ATGACGCTCACCAGACTCGACGTCCAGGCCGCCGAGGCGCGCACGCGCGACTATGTGCGGCGCACGCCGACGTTCCGCGCCAGCCCGACCCTCTCCGTCAAGCTGGAGTTCCTGCAGCGCACCGGCACGTTCAAGGCGCGCGGGGCGTTCAACCGACAGCTCGCCGCCCGGGAGCGGGGCGAGCTGGATGCCGGGATCGGCATCGTCGTGGCGTCCGGCGGCAACGCGGGCATCGCGCACGCCTACGCGGCCTCCGTGCTCGGGGTGCCCAGCACGGTGTTCGTGCCGGAGACGGCGCCCGCCGTCAAGGTGGCGCTGCTGCGCACCCTCGGGGCGACCGTGGTGCAGGCCGGCAGCGAGTACGTCGAGGCGTACGCGGCGGCGACCGTGTTCGCCGCCGAGCGCGGCGCGCTGTTCTGCCACGCCTACGACCAGCCGGAGATCGCGGCCGGCGCCGGGGTCCTGGCCACGGAGCTGCTCGAGGACGACCCCGGCATCGACACCATCGTGGTGGCCGTCGGCGGCGCCGGGCTGCTGGCCGGCGTGCTCGCCGCGGTGGACGGCCGCGCCCACGTCGTGGCCGTCGAGCCTGAGGCGGCGCCCACCCTGCACGCCGCGCTGGCGGCCGGCGCCCCGGTCGACGTGCCGGTCGGCGGAGTCGCGGCCGACTCCCTCGGCGCCCGGCGCGTCGGGCAGATCGGCTTCGACCTGGCCCAGCCCGCGCACGCCCGGGGCTCCCTGAGCAGCGTGCTGGTCGCCGACTCCGACATCGTGGCTGCGCGCTCCGCGCTCTGGCGCGACTACCGGATCCCCAGCGAGCACGGCGCGGCCACGGCGGCGGCCGCCCTGGCATCCGATGCCTACAGTCCACGGCCGGGCGAGCGCGTCGCGGTGGTCATCTGCGGGGCGAACACGGACGCCGGCACCTTCTAG
- a CDS encoding winged helix-turn-helix transcriptional regulator has protein sequence MTSDGTAAAQTDELTSLYGEHIDEAECRRFQMAAEVAGRKWTASILLAGARGAERFSEYRALVDGISDRMLSVRLKELEQEGLMLREVTPSTPVQVRYRLSEAGRELISVLHPLVRWGTKWRIG, from the coding sequence GTGACTTCCGATGGAACGGCTGCGGCCCAGACCGATGAACTGACCTCGCTCTACGGCGAGCACATTGACGAGGCGGAGTGCCGCCGCTTCCAGATGGCGGCCGAGGTCGCCGGCCGCAAGTGGACGGCGTCGATCCTGTTGGCCGGCGCCCGCGGCGCCGAGCGCTTCTCGGAGTACCGCGCGCTCGTCGACGGCATCTCCGACCGGATGCTCTCCGTGCGCCTCAAGGAGCTCGAGCAGGAGGGCCTCATGCTGCGCGAGGTCACCCCGAGCACGCCGGTGCAGGTGCGCTACCGGCTGAGCGAGGCGGGCCGCGAGCTGATCAGCGTGCTGCACCCGCTGGTGCGCTGGGGCACCAAGTGGCGCATCGGGTAG
- a CDS encoding LLM class flavin-dependent oxidoreductase, which produces MELGVYSFGSLARDPQSGELVSSAQATRNLLEAIRVADEVGLDYFGIGEHHTPEMPASAAATILAAAASVTENITLASAVTVLSTDDPVRVFQQFATVDALSNGRAEITAGRGSSTESFPLFGYSLGDYDKLYAEKLDLLLAINANQNVTWSGSTRPALQDAPVVPRPDAGSLPIWLGTGGNPSSSVRAGLLGLPVSYGIIGGAPARFAPLTELYRNTARANGMAEADIKVSVGSPGFIGEVGKTARDDFWPHWHNTMGVIGSQRGFAAPARLSYDRDASRMGALFVGSPEEIAERIVALHGALGHMRHFFQMDFGDMPQAQLLRSIELLGTRVKPLVDEAVAETAGQPAGA; this is translated from the coding sequence ATGGAACTCGGCGTCTACAGCTTCGGCAGCCTCGCCCGCGACCCGCAGAGCGGGGAGCTCGTCAGCAGCGCGCAGGCCACGCGCAACCTGCTCGAGGCGATCCGCGTCGCCGACGAGGTGGGCTTGGACTACTTCGGCATCGGCGAGCACCACACCCCCGAGATGCCGGCCTCGGCCGCCGCCACGATCCTGGCCGCCGCGGCATCCGTCACCGAGAACATCACCCTCGCCAGCGCCGTCACGGTGCTGAGCACCGACGACCCCGTGCGCGTGTTCCAGCAGTTCGCCACGGTCGACGCGCTCAGCAACGGCCGGGCCGAGATCACCGCCGGGCGCGGTTCGTCGACCGAGTCGTTCCCGCTCTTCGGCTACAGCCTGGGCGACTACGACAAGCTCTACGCCGAGAAGCTCGACCTGCTGCTCGCGATCAATGCGAACCAGAACGTCACGTGGAGCGGCAGCACGCGGCCGGCCCTCCAGGACGCCCCTGTCGTTCCCCGGCCGGATGCCGGCAGCCTGCCGATCTGGCTCGGCACCGGCGGCAACCCCTCCTCCTCGGTGCGCGCCGGCCTGCTCGGCCTGCCCGTCTCCTATGGCATCATCGGCGGCGCGCCGGCCCGCTTCGCACCGCTCACCGAGCTCTACCGCAACACCGCCAGGGCCAACGGCATGGCCGAGGCCGACATCAAGGTGTCGGTCGGCAGCCCTGGCTTCATCGGCGAGGTCGGCAAGACGGCGCGCGACGACTTCTGGCCGCACTGGCACAACACGATGGGCGTGATCGGCTCGCAGCGCGGATTCGCCGCCCCGGCCCGGCTCTCCTACGACCGCGACGCCTCCCGCATGGGCGCCCTGTTCGTCGGCTCGCCGGAGGAGATCGCCGAGCGGATCGTCGCCCTGCACGGCGCGCTCGGGCACATGCGGCACTTCTTCCAGATGGACTTCGGCGACATGCCGCAGGCGCAGCTGCTGCGCTCCATCGAGCTGCTCGGCACCCGGGTGAAGCCCCTCGTGGACGAGGCGGTGGCGGAAACGGCCGGCCAGCCGGCGGGAGCGTAG
- the rplI gene encoding 50S ribosomal protein L9 has translation MKLILTHEVTGLGTPGDVVEVKNGYARNYLVPQGFAVQWSRGGEKQVEQIKAARAARELATLEEAQALKAALEAAKVKLVVKTGAEGRLFGSVKTTDIADAVAAAGLGTIDKRKVEIPNPIKVVGTHQVTVRLRDELSAAITLQVVSAK, from the coding sequence ATGAAACTGATTCTGACGCACGAGGTCACTGGCCTCGGCACCCCCGGCGACGTCGTCGAGGTGAAGAACGGCTACGCCCGTAACTACCTGGTTCCGCAGGGCTTTGCCGTGCAGTGGAGCCGCGGTGGCGAGAAGCAGGTCGAGCAGATCAAGGCCGCTCGCGCGGCTCGTGAGCTCGCCACGCTCGAAGAGGCACAGGCCCTCAAGGCAGCCCTCGAGGCCGCCAAGGTCAAGCTGGTCGTCAAGACCGGCGCCGAAGGCCGCCTCTTCGGTTCGGTGAAGACCACCGATATCGCTGACGCTGTTGCTGCTGCCGGACTCGGCACCATCGACAAGCGCAAGGTCGAGATCCCCAACCCCATCAAGGTCGTTGGCACTCACCAGGTCACCGTTCGTCTCCGCGACGAGCTGTCGGCTGCGATCACCCTCCAGGTGGTCTCCGCCAAGTAG
- the rpsR gene encoding 30S ribosomal protein S18, whose product MAGKSSGDRRKPLRGAKGGKNAAPAKSIRVGVIDYKDVATLRKFISERGKIRARRITGVSVQEQRLIARAVKNAREMALLPYAGSGR is encoded by the coding sequence ATGGCTGGAAAGAGCAGCGGCGACCGCCGCAAGCCACTCCGCGGAGCCAAGGGCGGCAAGAACGCCGCTCCCGCGAAGTCCATCCGCGTTGGTGTCATCGACTACAAGGATGTCGCGACGCTTCGCAAGTTCATCTCTGAGCGCGGAAAGATCCGCGCCCGCCGCATCACAGGCGTTTCCGTGCAGGAGCAGCGTCTGATCGCCCGTGCCGTCAAGAATGCCCGCGAAATGGCCCTGCTGCCATACGCCGGCAGCGGACGCTGA
- a CDS encoding dihydrofolate reductase family protein — protein MADDELLGEPDPERDEVAEEFAREWRRTPKVVFSASLGEVPDGVSLIATDAVAAMRRIKADTAGEIEVSGASLAASLGAAGLIDEYRLYTQPVVLGSGIPYFTAGYRPTLRLLGAESLPDDVVLTRYVPR, from the coding sequence GTGGCAGATGATGAGCTACTGGGGGAGCCGGATCCGGAGCGCGACGAGGTGGCGGAGGAATTCGCCCGGGAGTGGAGGCGGACGCCGAAGGTCGTCTTCTCGGCCTCGCTGGGCGAGGTGCCCGACGGCGTCTCACTGATCGCCACCGATGCCGTGGCCGCGATGCGCCGGATCAAGGCCGACACCGCGGGTGAGATCGAGGTGAGCGGCGCGAGCCTGGCGGCCTCGCTGGGCGCTGCCGGCCTGATCGACGAGTACCGCCTGTACACGCAGCCGGTCGTGCTCGGCAGCGGGATCCCGTACTTCACGGCCGGCTATCGGCCCACGCTGCGCCTGCTCGGCGCCGAGTCGCTGCCCGACGACGTGGTGCTCACGCGCTACGTGCCGCGCTGA
- the hrpB gene encoding ATP-dependent helicase HrpB: protein MTTAPFDPSKLGRGLAFAAAITDLGAALDHSTSVVVSAPPGTGKTTLVPPIVADRVAGRVIVTQPRRVAARAAARRLAHLDGSPLGSRVGFTVRGERQVSPDTRIEFVTAGVLLRRLLTDPGLDGVGAVIIDEVHERALETDLLIGLLGEVRELRDDLVLVAMSATLDAERFAAILGTDAAPAPIVTQTVPAHPLEVRWAPCPTPRLDERGVTWAFLDHVASTAVAAHRDLARTDPAADALVFAPGAREVSEIARRIRGLAGELDVRELHGQVPAAEQDAVIGGRGPDSRPRIIVTTSLAESSLTVPGVRLVVDSCLSRAPQRDAMRGMSGLVTGPTPRASAVQRAGRATRQGPGVVVRCVDERTFAAAPTHPAPEIAVADLTDAALLLACWGAPGGAGLRLVDPLPAGSLGDALAVLRGLGAIDADGRATEEGRQLARIPTDPRLARALRAGSTLVGARTAAEVIALIGGDLRVADGDASSTLAALRSGRSPDARRWQQEVRRFERFTGQSGSTGEGPARGVLDQTGLVIALAFPQWIARRVDHSAQGATFLLASGTRAGITGPLAAADWLAVADVTRSHGRAAAGTGAIIRSAAVITESDAEQAAAHLITDRVEAQFVDGRVVARRERRIGAITRSSVPVRVRADEGGRDAARRALEAQGLGVFTWSEAADGLRRRLALLHRELGAPWPDVSDAALLDTLSSWLGPELSDLAAGTPAARIDLAPALRRLLPWPEAAGLDALAPERLEVPSGSRVRLSYPPVDDTDARPVVAVKLQECFGWAETPRLVGGRVPVLFHLLSPAGHPLAVTDDLASFWAGPYAQVRAEMRGRYPKHPWPEDPWSTAPTRHTTRRAALQHPGDAPHGR from the coding sequence GTGACCACTGCGCCGTTCGACCCGTCGAAGCTCGGTCGCGGACTCGCGTTCGCCGCCGCGATCACCGATCTGGGCGCCGCACTCGACCACAGCACCTCCGTCGTCGTCAGCGCGCCACCCGGAACGGGCAAGACCACGCTGGTCCCGCCGATCGTCGCCGACCGCGTCGCGGGCCGGGTGATCGTCACGCAGCCTCGCCGGGTCGCCGCCCGCGCCGCCGCCCGACGGCTCGCGCACCTGGACGGTTCGCCCCTCGGCTCCCGGGTGGGATTCACGGTCCGCGGCGAACGCCAGGTGAGCCCAGACACCCGCATCGAGTTCGTCACCGCCGGTGTGCTCCTGCGCCGCCTGCTCACCGACCCCGGCCTCGACGGCGTCGGCGCGGTCATCATCGACGAGGTGCACGAGCGCGCCCTGGAGACTGACCTGTTGATCGGGCTGCTCGGCGAGGTCCGCGAGCTGCGGGACGACCTCGTCCTCGTCGCGATGTCCGCCACCCTCGACGCCGAGCGGTTCGCCGCCATCCTCGGCACGGATGCCGCCCCGGCTCCGATCGTGACCCAGACCGTCCCCGCCCATCCGCTCGAGGTGCGCTGGGCGCCCTGCCCCACCCCCCGGCTGGACGAGCGCGGGGTGACCTGGGCCTTCCTCGACCACGTCGCGAGCACCGCGGTTGCGGCGCACCGCGACCTCGCGCGCACCGATCCGGCCGCCGACGCCCTCGTCTTCGCGCCGGGTGCGCGGGAGGTCTCCGAGATCGCGAGGCGCATCCGCGGGCTCGCCGGGGAGCTCGACGTCCGCGAGCTGCACGGTCAGGTCCCCGCCGCCGAGCAGGATGCCGTGATCGGCGGGCGGGGCCCCGACAGTCGGCCGCGGATCATTGTCACGACATCGCTCGCCGAATCCTCGCTGACCGTCCCCGGCGTGCGCCTCGTAGTCGACAGCTGCCTGTCCCGCGCGCCGCAGCGCGACGCGATGCGCGGCATGAGCGGCCTCGTCACCGGCCCGACACCCCGGGCATCCGCCGTCCAGCGCGCCGGCCGCGCCACCCGGCAGGGGCCGGGCGTGGTCGTCCGCTGCGTCGACGAGCGCACGTTCGCCGCCGCGCCGACGCACCCGGCCCCGGAGATCGCCGTGGCGGATCTCACCGACGCCGCCCTGCTCCTGGCCTGCTGGGGTGCGCCCGGCGGCGCCGGGCTCCGGCTCGTGGACCCGCTCCCGGCCGGCAGCCTCGGCGATGCCCTCGCCGTGCTGCGCGGACTCGGCGCGATCGACGCCGACGGCCGCGCCACCGAGGAGGGGCGGCAGCTGGCCCGCATCCCGACCGATCCCCGCCTCGCTCGCGCGCTGCGCGCCGGCAGCACCCTCGTCGGCGCACGCACCGCGGCCGAGGTCATCGCCCTGATCGGCGGCGACCTGCGCGTGGCCGACGGGGACGCCTCGAGCACGCTCGCCGCGCTCCGCAGCGGCCGCAGCCCGGATGCCCGGCGCTGGCAGCAGGAGGTGCGACGATTTGAACGTTTCACCGGTCAGTCCGGATCGACCGGGGAGGGCCCGGCACGGGGAGTCCTCGACCAGACCGGGCTCGTCATCGCGCTCGCCTTCCCGCAGTGGATCGCCCGCCGGGTCGACCACTCGGCGCAGGGCGCGACCTTCCTCCTCGCCTCCGGCACCCGGGCCGGGATCACCGGCCCGCTCGCGGCTGCCGACTGGCTGGCGGTGGCAGACGTCACCCGGTCGCACGGCCGGGCGGCCGCCGGAACCGGGGCGATCATCCGCTCCGCCGCGGTCATCACTGAGAGTGACGCCGAGCAGGCGGCGGCCCACCTGATCACCGACCGGGTCGAGGCGCAGTTCGTGGACGGGCGCGTCGTCGCGCGCCGCGAGCGGCGGATCGGGGCGATCACCCGCTCCTCCGTGCCGGTGCGCGTCCGGGCCGACGAGGGCGGGCGGGATGCCGCCCGGCGTGCCCTCGAGGCGCAGGGGCTCGGGGTGTTCACGTGGTCGGAGGCCGCCGATGGCCTGCGCCGGCGCCTCGCCCTGCTGCACCGCGAGCTCGGCGCCCCCTGGCCCGATGTCTCGGATGCCGCGCTGCTCGACACCCTCAGTTCCTGGCTCGGCCCCGAGCTGTCCGACCTCGCCGCGGGCACGCCGGCCGCGCGCATCGACCTGGCCCCGGCGCTGCGGCGTTTGCTGCCGTGGCCGGAGGCGGCCGGCCTCGATGCCCTGGCCCCCGAACGCCTCGAGGTGCCCAGCGGCTCCCGCGTCCGGCTCAGCTACCCGCCGGTCGACGATACCGACGCCCGCCCTGTCGTGGCGGTGAAGCTGCAGGAGTGCTTCGGCTGGGCGGAGACTCCGCGACTCGTCGGCGGGCGGGTCCCGGTGCTGTTCCACCTGCTGTCGCCCGCCGGCCACCCCCTCGCCGTGACGGACGACCTGGCGTCGTTCTGGGCCGGCCCGTATGCGCAGGTGCGCGCGGAGATGCGCGGCCGCTACCCGAAGCACCCCTGGCCAGAGGACCCGTGGTCCACCGCGCCCACCCGGCACACCACGCGCCGCGCCGCGCTGCAGCACCCTGGAGACGCCCCCCACGGGAGGTGA
- a CDS encoding NADPH-dependent F420 reductase: MATIGIIGAGKVGTAIARLAIAAGDEVLLVASPGAQYFEQIVALTVPGARAATLDEVADAAELTILAVPFGKVDTVPMNRFNGAVVVDASNHWEPVDGIPAILHGADAGLSSSELVQRLHPGVRLVKSLNHLGYHDMDTDGAPAGAANRRAVAVAGDHAAANATVAAFLDRIGFDAVDLGALAAGAVLQPGEQIFGRFVQREELAALALQEHEVAA, from the coding sequence GTGGCGACCATCGGGATCATCGGGGCGGGCAAGGTGGGCACGGCGATCGCCCGGCTGGCCATCGCCGCGGGTGACGAGGTGCTGTTGGTGGCCTCGCCCGGCGCCCAGTACTTCGAGCAGATCGTGGCGCTGACGGTGCCGGGGGCCCGGGCGGCGACGCTCGACGAGGTGGCGGATGCCGCCGAGCTCACGATCCTCGCGGTGCCGTTCGGCAAGGTCGACACCGTGCCGATGAATCGATTCAATGGCGCCGTCGTCGTCGACGCCAGCAACCACTGGGAGCCGGTCGACGGCATCCCGGCGATCCTGCACGGCGCGGACGCCGGCCTCTCCAGCAGCGAGCTGGTGCAGCGGCTGCACCCCGGCGTGCGCCTGGTGAAGTCGCTCAACCACCTCGGCTACCACGACATGGACACCGACGGCGCCCCGGCCGGGGCGGCGAACCGCCGTGCCGTGGCCGTCGCGGGCGACCACGCGGCCGCCAACGCCACGGTCGCGGCCTTCCTCGACCGCATCGGGTTCGACGCCGTGGACCTCGGCGCTCTGGCAGCCGGGGCGGTGCTGCAACCGGGCGAGCAGATCTTCGGGCGCTTCGTGCAGCGGGAGGAGCTGGCCGCGTTGGCACTGCAAGAGCACGAGGTCGCCGCCTAG